A genomic segment from Orientia tsutsugamushi str. Boryong encodes:
- a CDS encoding Rpn family recombination-promoting nuclease/putative transposase — translation MSENLKHDGLFKDLMNEPKAALDFINDFLPNEVKNVLDLNTRPLSKLVKVVQNYKCQRSN, via the coding sequence ATGTCTGAAAATTTAAAACACGATGGGCTATTTAAAGATTTAATGAATGAACCAAAAGCAGCTCTGGATTTTATAAATGACTTTTTACCAAATGAAGTTAAAAACGTACTAGATTTAAATACTAGACCTCTTTCGAAACTGGTTAAGGTAGTTCAAAATTATAAATGCCAGAGATCAAATTAA